The following are encoded together in the Humulus lupulus chromosome 5, drHumLupu1.1, whole genome shotgun sequence genome:
- the LOC133778377 gene encoding tetraspanin-10: MGVGTSTFVIRWVNFLTMLLAVVVVVFGVWMSTHHDGCRRSLTFPILCLGGVIFLVSIIGFLGALKNSSILLWIYLIMLCFILIGILVFTVLAFIVTNNGSGHSVDGLRYKEYQLKDYSSWFLNQLNNTHNWKELKICLVKSEDCNNLSKKYKTLKQYKSAKLTPIEAGCCRPPSDCGYPAVNASFYDLSFHPVSSNKDCKLYKNSRQVKCYNCDSCKAGVAQYMKTEWRVVAIFNVALFLVLSMIYFVGCCARRNASRSQSKA; this comes from the exons ATGGGTGTTGGAACCAGCACCTTTGTGATCAGATGGGTCAACTTTTTAACCATG CTTTTAGCAGTGGTTGTGGTGGTGTTTGGGGTGTGGATGAGCACTCATCACGATGGCTGTAGAAGGTCCCTAACTTTTCCAATCTTATGCCTCGGCGGTGTAATCTTTCTTGt ATCTATAATCGGCTTCTTGGGCGCATTGAAGAACAGCTCCATATTGTTGTGGATT TATTTGATCATGCTCTGCTTCATACTGATCGGAATTCTGGTATTTACAGTGTTGGC GTTCATTGTAACAAACAACGGTTCCGGTCATAGCGTGGATGGTCTGAG ATACAAGGAGTATCAGCTTAAAGATTACAGTTCCTGGTTTCTAAATCAG CTGAACAATACTCACAACTGGAAGGAGTTGAAGATTTGTCTTGTGAAATCTGAAGACTGCAACAACCTGTCAAAAAAATATAAG ACTCTTAAGCAATACAAATCTGCAAAACTGACCCCTATCGAGGCCGGCTGCTGTCGGCCACCCTCTGA CTGTGGTTATCCAGCCGTAAATGCTTCATTCTATGATTTAAGTTTTCATCCAGTAAGTTCCAACAAGGACTGCAAACTCTACAAGAATTCTCGCCAAGTCAAGTGCTACAACTGTGATTCTTGCAA GGCTGGAGTAGCACAATACATGAAAACAGAGTGGAGAGTTGTAGCAATCTTCAATGTTGCCCTCTTTCTTGTCTTG TCCATGATATATTTTGTGGGATGCTGTGCAAGACGAAATGCTTCAAGAAGCCAATCCAAAGCTTAA